Proteins encoded by one window of Lates calcarifer isolate ASB-BC8 linkage group LG7_1, TLL_Latcal_v3, whole genome shotgun sequence:
- the kcnk10a gene encoding potassium channel subfamily K member 10a: MKFPTENPRKPGTMNPPPVAVQTNLVPPKKVQPGMLQSSLVHASVATMQNPMGCALPRLSVSSRPASMVASMEAVADGSAPFTMMKLKTVLAVFVVVVAYLVAGGLVFQALEQPFENNQKITITAEKAAFLQKHPCVSPDELEAIIKHSVEAVNAGVNPIGDTSYNSSHWDLGSAFFFAGTVITTIGYGNIAPSTEGGKIFCILYAIFGIPLFGFLLAGVGDQLGTIFVKSIAKVEKMFRNKHNQISQTKIRVASTLLFILAGCILFVTIPAVIFKHIEGWTALESTYFVVITLTTVGIGDYVAGGDRRIEYRKWYRPLVWFWILGGLAYFAAVLNMIGDWLRVLSKKTKEEVGEIKAHAAEWKANVRAEFRETRRRMSVEVHDKLQRAATIRSMERRQLGLDQRAVSLDMLSPERRAIFNSLDTNSYKTSSQESIDTKLNNLRVRGAEQCDRRSDHQTTSEDNIFNRLGSVTKLAKRNRNRDLKKNIPDEARRPHSEAYGYSTPAFDCSTPSADEGKRKDEGEDENEDKECNTSLSDFPLFVEACKPQNGFIPEQTKENESEKSLETKELHIQMGP, translated from the exons ATGAAATTTCCGACTGAGAATCCAAGAAAACCAGGGACCATGAACCCTCCACCAG TGGCAGTCCAGACCAACCTGGTCCCCCCAAAGAAGGTACAGCCAGGCATGCTTCAGTCCAGTCTGGTGCACGCCAGCGTGGCCACCATGCAGAACCCGATGGGTTGTGCTCTGCCGCGGCTCTCAGTTTCCTCCCGCCCCGCCAGCATGGTGGCCAGCATGGAGGCGGTGGCTGACGGCTCAGCCCCCTTCACCATGATGAAGCTGAAGACGGTGCTGGCGGTGTTCGTGGTGGTGGTGGCCTACCTGGTGGCAGGTGGCCTGGTGTTCCAGGCGCTGGAGCAGCCCTTTGAAAACAACCAGAAGATCACCATCACAGCGGAGAAGGCAGCCTTCCTGCAGAAACACCCGTGTGTGTCCCCAGACGAACTGGAGGCTATCATCAAG CACTCTGTGGAAGCTGTGAATGCCGGAGTGAATCCCATCGGTGACACCTCCTACAACTCCAGCCACTGGGATCTGGGTAGTGCCTTCTTCTTTGCTGGAACGGTCATCACAACCATAG gTTATGGCAACATTGCCCCAAGCACTGAGGGAGGGAAGATTTTCTGCATTCTGTATGCAATATTCGGCATCCCGCTGTTTGGATTCCTGCTGGCAGGCGTCGGGGACCAGCTAGGTACCATATTTGTCAAAAGCATTGCCAAGGTGGAGAAGATGTTCCGG AATAAACACAACCAGATCAGTCAGACTAAAATCCGTGTGgcctccaccctcctcttcatcctggCTGGCTGCATCTTGTTCGTTACCATCCCAGCTGTGATCTTCAAACACATTGAGGGCTGGACTGCTCTGGAGTCGACGTATTTTGTAGTCATTACTCTGACAACGGTTGGAATAGGTGACTATGTGGCAG GGGGAGACCGGAGGATTGAGTACCGCAAGTGGTACAGACCACTGGTGTGGTTCTGGATCCTGGGTGGTCTAGCCTACTTTGCTGCTGTGCTCAACATGATTGGTGACTGGCTGAGGGTGCTGTCCAAAAAAACTAAAGAAGAG GTTGGAGAGATCAAGGCTCACGCAGCGGAGTGGAAAGCAAACGTGCGAGCAGAGTTCCGGGAGACACGTAGGCGTATGAGTGTTGAGGTCCATGACAAGCTGCAGCGAGCTGCCACCATCCGGAGCATGGAGAGACGGCAACTGGGCCTGGACCAGCGTGCCGTGTCGCTGGACATGCTTTCCCCAGAGCGCCGTGCCATCTTCAACAGCCTGGACACTAACAGCTATAAGACCTCCTCCCAGGAGAGCATCGACACCAAACTGAACAACCTCAGAGTGCGGGGGGCCGAGCAGTGCGACCGGCGCTCTGACCACCAGACCACATCTGAGGACAACATTTTTAACCGCCTGGGTTCCGTCACCAAGCTGGCCAAGCGCAACAGGAATCGGGACCTGAAGAAGAACATCCCGGACGAGGCTCGCCGGCCTCACAGCGAGGCCTACGGCTACAGCACGCCTGCTTTCGACTGCAGCACACCCTCTGCAGATGAAGGGAAAAGGAAGGACGAAGGAGAGGATGAGAATGAAGACAAGGAGTGCAACACTAGCTTGTCTGATTTTCCACTGTTTGTGGAAGCTTGTAAGCCACAGAATGGGTTTATTCCAGAGCAGACCAAAGAAAACGAGAGTGAAAAATCACTGGAAACAAAAGAGCTACATATTCAGATGGGCCCGTAG